Proteins found in one Chitinivorax sp. B genomic segment:
- a CDS encoding chemotaxis protein CheW — MDDDLRATSTANEFLTFSLGNEEYAVDILKVQEIRGYDKVTQIANSPAFIKGVINLRGSIVPIVDLRIKFGISEPIYDQFTVVIILNIAQRVVGVVVDSVSDVVSLQNDQIRSAPDFGAVLDTRYIVGLCTIEDRMIIVTDIEQLMSSEDMGLIESVAV; from the coding sequence GTGGACGATGATTTGCGAGCAACCAGTACCGCCAACGAATTCCTGACTTTCAGTCTGGGCAACGAAGAATATGCTGTCGATATTCTTAAGGTTCAGGAAATTCGTGGCTATGACAAAGTCACTCAAATTGCCAACAGCCCAGCGTTCATCAAAGGGGTCATCAACCTGCGTGGTTCCATCGTCCCTATTGTGGATCTGCGAATCAAATTTGGCATCAGCGAGCCCATCTACGACCAGTTCACGGTCGTCATCATCTTGAATATTGCCCAGCGAGTTGTGGGCGTGGTGGTGGATTCCGTATCGGATGTGGTGTCACTGCAAAATGACCAGATACGTTCCGCACCAGACTTTGGGGCAGTGCTGGATACGCGTTATATCGTTGGTCTGTGCACAATTGAAGATCGCATGATCATCGTGACGGATATTGAACAATTGATGTCCAGCGAAGACATGGGGCTAATCGAGTCGGTAGCGGTCTGA